The genomic DNA GTGCGACGCGGCCGGCTATTGGACCTGGCCTGCGGCACCGGCTCTTTGAGTTGGCATCTCCACCGCCTTGGCTGGGAGCCAGCCCTCTGCGATCTTAGTCCCCACATGGTGCAGCAGGCACAGAGCAAGTTCCGACAACGCGGCGCACATCCCCCCATGTGGGTGACCGACATGCGCCAGGTTGCTACCCGGCGCCGCTTTCCTGCCGTGGTGTGCATCTACGACAGCATGAACTACCTACTGTCCGTAGATGATTGGTTGGCGACTCTGGATCGGGTGGCAGACTGCCTGGAGGAAGATGGTGCCTTTGTGTTCGATGTGTGTACGGCCCTGAACTCGCGGCGTAATTTCCGCAACTTCCGCGACAGGGAAAGCGGACCGGGATTTACCTACGTCAGGAAGAGCCGTTACCTCGAACACGAGAGTGTACAAATCAATGATTTCGAAATCCAGCTCGCCGGCGCGCCGGGGGTGGTCTTCAAGGAGCTGCATCGACAGCGCATCTACGCTCTGGCTGAGGTGGAAACCATGATCCAGCAGAGCAGCCTGTGTCTGGTGGGGAGCTATTGCGACTTCGCCCTCACGCCGGGCACGGAGCAATGCGAGCGGGTCCACTACGTGCTGCGTCGGCGGGCCTCAGGGGAGAGGCAGCCATTCTCAGGAAGTGAGGGGCCAGAATGATCCACCTGCGCAACGTGCGCATGCTCTACCCCGATGGCGGAGGCGTCGAATGCGTGAACCTCGACGTGCACCGAGGAGAGTTTGTGTTCCTGGTGGGACCGAGCGGCGCGGGCAAGAGCACCGTGTTGAAGCTCATCTACATGGACGAACGCCCGCAGGAAGGCGTGGTCATGGTCCACGACTTCGACTCGCTGCACATAAGGCGCAAGCAGATACCCTACCTCCGTCGTCTGCTCGGGATCGTTTTTCAGGACTTTCGTCTCCTGCCGGATAGGGACGTATTCGAGAACGTGGCCTTCGCCCTGCGGGTGACCGGTGCTAAGCGCAGGGAGATCCGCCGCAAGGTACTGCGCGTCTTGGCGGAGGTGGGACTCAGTCACAAGCGCCATCGCATGCCACACGAGCTGTCGGGCGGCGAGCAACAACGCGTGGCAATTGCCCGTGCCCTGGTGAACGAACCGCTGGCGCTCCTGGCGGATGAGCCCACTGGCAATCTGGACCCCGATACTGCTCGGGAGGTGCTCGAACTCCTGGAGAAGATCAACCTCAAGGGAACGGCAGTCCTCATGGCTACGCACAATTACGCGCTGGTGGAGAGGGCCGGAAAGCGCATCGTGCGCATACAAGCGGGGAGAACCCTGTGAGTGGCATTCTCTACAGCATCCGTGAGGGCGTGGAAGGATTTCGGCGCGCGCCCTTCTCCAGCTTCATTTCCCTGTCAACTGTTGCTCTGGCCTTGACGCTGCTGGGCGTGTTCATGGTCGTCAGCCTCAATCTGAATCGGCTGGCGGCTGCCGTGCGGCAAAGGATGACCTTTGAGGTTTTTGTCGACGAGGCTTTGGACCAGCGCGCCATCGCCGCGCTCGAGCAGCAAGTGAGGTCCATCCCCGGGGTGGGGAGCGTGGAGTTTGTGTCCAAGGAAGCCGCCGCGCGGGCGATCAAGGAGGAGTTTGGTGAAGATGTGTTAGAGATTCTGGGTGAGAATCCCTTGCCCCCCTCGTTCCGAGTTGGCCTGGCGGCGAACGGTCCCTCCGCGCCCTTGGCGGAGTCGGTCGCCGCACAACTGCGTGCGTTGAAGGGCGTGAGCGAGGTGGTCTATCGTGCGGAACTGTTCCGGCTCCTGGATCGTTATCTGCGAGTGGCTGTGACGGTGGATGTGGCGGTTGGCCTCGCCTTGATGTTTGGCTCGATCTTTGTGGTGTTCAACACCATTCGCCTCATCATTCACGCCAAGCGCCAGATTATCGAGACCATGAAGCTGGTAGGGGCCACGCCTGCGTTCATTCGGCGGCCCTTTTTGGTGGAAGGCATGCTCCAGGGAGCAGCGGGCGGGGCAATTTCCGCGGCATGCCTCTGGTTGTCGGTCCGCGTCGCCTCCCTGGAGGTGCCGCACCTGGTGGTGCTGCCGCCGATGTTCTACCTGTGGGTCATAGTGGCAGGAGTGGTGCTTGGTTGGTTGGGGAGCGTCCTGGCGGTGAGGAGGCTACTCAAGTACTGATGCAA from Calditrichota bacterium includes the following:
- a CDS encoding class I SAM-dependent methyltransferase gives rise to the protein MPRRETRTYSQLAEIYDYVMRHVDYQLWAEHVDLLLTRAGVRRGRLLDLACGTGSLSWHLHRLGWEPALCDLSPHMVQQAQSKFRQRGAHPPMWVTDMRQVATRRRFPAVVCIYDSMNYLLSVDDWLATLDRVADCLEEDGAFVFDVCTALNSRRNFRNFRDRESGPGFTYVRKSRYLEHESVQINDFEIQLAGAPGVVFKELHRQRIYALAEVETMIQQSSLCLVGSYCDFALTPGTEQCERVHYVLRRRASGERQPFSGSEGPE
- the ftsE gene encoding cell division ATP-binding protein FtsE; its protein translation is MIHLRNVRMLYPDGGGVECVNLDVHRGEFVFLVGPSGAGKSTVLKLIYMDERPQEGVVMVHDFDSLHIRRKQIPYLRRLLGIVFQDFRLLPDRDVFENVAFALRVTGAKRREIRRKVLRVLAEVGLSHKRHRMPHELSGGEQQRVAIARALVNEPLALLADEPTGNLDPDTAREVLELLEKINLKGTAVLMATHNYALVERAGKRIVRIQAGRTL
- a CDS encoding ABC transporter permease, with product MSGILYSIREGVEGFRRAPFSSFISLSTVALALTLLGVFMVVSLNLNRLAAAVRQRMTFEVFVDEALDQRAIAALEQQVRSIPGVGSVEFVSKEAAARAIKEEFGEDVLEILGENPLPPSFRVGLAANGPSAPLAESVAAQLRALKGVSEVVYRAELFRLLDRYLRVAVTVDVAVGLALMFGSIFVVFNTIRLIIHAKRQIIETMKLVGATPAFIRRPFLVEGMLQGAAGGAISAACLWLSVRVASLEVPHLVVLPPMFYLWVIVAGVVLGWLGSVLAVRRLLKY